From the genome of Eublepharis macularius isolate TG4126 chromosome 12, MPM_Emac_v1.0, whole genome shotgun sequence, one region includes:
- the CIAO3 gene encoding cytosolic iron-sulfur assembly component 3 translates to MAAAVSPFSGVVQLTDLDDYIGPSQECIKPVKVEKKPGKAATKIRIEDDGSYFQVNEDGESQKLEKAKITLNDCLACSGCITSAESVLITQQSHEELYKVLNANKVFDSASQKLVVVSVSPQSRASLAARYKLTPLDTAKKLTAFFKRLGVHFVFDTTLSRNFSLLESQREFVRRFRRRAEDERALPMLAAACPGWICYAEKTHGSFIIPYISTTKSPQQVMGSLVKGHFSERQRLRPDQIYHVAVMPCYDKKLEASRPDFFIQEHQTREVDCVITTGEVLKLLDQEGISLPDMEAAPLDGICSSLPEEQLLGHAGGGSGGYLEHIFRHAAMELFGIQVDKLEYKPLRNKDFQEVTLEKDGEILLRFALAYGFRNIQNLVQKLKRGKSPYHYVEVMACPSGCLNGGGQLRADGEASKDLLHQVERLYEAVQLEKPEMNKDVCRLYEQWLGGPESEQAWQALHTQYHPVEKTNTAVFNIKW, encoded by the exons GAATGCATCAAACCTGTCAAGGTTGAAAAGAAGCCTGGGAAAGCAGCCACGAAGATCCGGATTGAAGATGATGGGAGTTACTTCCAGGTGAATGAG GATGGAGAATCACAGAAGCTGGAAAAAGCCAAAATTACTCTGAATGATTGCTTGGCTTGTAGTGGTTGCATAACATCAGCTGAGAGTGTCTTAATTACACAGCAGAGCCATGAAGAACTCTACAAAGTGTTAAATGCCAACAAG GTATTTGATTCTGCTTCCCAGAAGTTGGTGGTGGTCTCTGTCTCCCCACAATCCAGAGCTTCACTGGCTGCAAGATATAAACTGACTCCTTTAGACACAGCCAAGAAGCTGACGGCATTCTTTAAAAGATTAG GGGTACACTTTGTTTTTGACACAACTTTATCCCGGAACTTCAGCCTTCTGGAGAGCCAGCGAGAGTTCGTGCGCCGCTTCCGGAGGCGAGCAGAGGACGAACGGGCTCTTCCCATGTTGGCTGCTGCCTGCCCAG GTTGGATCTGCTATGCTGAAAAAACCCACGGCAGCTTCATCATCCCTTACATCAGCACAACTAAGTCGCCCCAGCAGGTGATGGGCTCCCTGGTCAAGGGCCACTTTTCAGAACGGCAG CGCTTGAGGCCTGACCAGATCTATCATGTGGCCGTAATGCCCTGTTATGACAAGAAGCTGGAAGCTTCCCGGCCCGATTTCTTCATCCAAGAGCATCAAACTCGGGAGGTCGACTGTGTGATTACGACAG GAGAAGTGTTGAAGCTGTTGGACCAAGAAGGAATTTCCCTTCCCGATATGGAGGCTGCCCCCTTGGACGGCAT ATGCAGCAGCCTTCCTGAAGAACAGCTCCTTGGCCATGCCGGAGGTGGTTCTGGGGGCTACCTGGAGCACATCTTCAGGCATGCAGCGATGGAGCTTTTTGGGATCCAAGTGGACAAACTGGAGTATAAGCCCTTGAG AAACAAAGACTTCCAGGAAGTAACTCTGGAGAAGGATGGTGAAATCCTGTTGCGCTTTGCCCTGGCTTACGGCTTTCGGAACATTCAGAACTTAGTGCAGAAACTGAAGCGAGGGAAATCACCGTACCACTATGTTGAAGTCATGGCTTGCCCTTCAG GGTGCTTAAATGGAGGGGGCCAACTCAGAGCTGATGGCGAAGCCAGCAAAGATCTGCTGCATCAGGTTGAAAGGCTGTACGAGGCGGTCCAGCTGGAAAAGCCAGAGATGAACAAGGATGTCTGCAGGCTGTATGAACAATGGCTGGGAGGCCCCGAATCAGAGCAGGCGTGGCAGGCCCTGCACACCCAGTACCACCCAGTGGAGAAAACGAACACTGCCGTGTTTAACATCAAGTGGTGA